The following DNA comes from Nocardioides panzhihuensis.
CGGGATCGAATCGTTTTGGACTTGTGATACGCGTTTGCACATCTGTGTGACGCAAATCTCTCTACGATGCGAAAGCGCCGCGACCTGACGTGGCGCAATCCCGAGAGGAGCAACCGTGAAGCTCGGAATGCAAGGAATCAGCCTTGCACTCGTCGCGGCAGGCATGGTGGTCACACCGATCGCAGCCGTCGCCGCACAGCCAGATTCAAGCGCCATCGACCAACTCAGGGCCGATGCCGACAAGACGGTCACACTCAAGAAGGAGGGTGCCACCGGCCAGATCGGCTTCGTATCCACCAAGGGTGACCTGATGCCCGACGTCGCGGCCGACGGCAAGTCGAAGGCGGCCGCGAAGGCCCGCAAGTACCTCGACAAGTACGCCCCGGTCTTCGGGGCCGAGGCCGACCAGCTCGACCAGTCGAAGGTGACCACGAACCCCTCCGGCTGGACCGTCGAGTTCAAGCAGGAGTACGAGGGCGTGCCGGTCTTCGGCGGCGTCCTGAAGGCTCACGTCGACAAGGCCGGCGACCTGACCTCGGTCAACGGTTTCGCCGCCCCGTCGCTCGACCTCGGCACGACCCCGAAGTGGTCGAAGGAGAAGGCGAGCGCCAAGGCGCTCGATCTCGTGAAGGCGAAGCCCGCCGACGCCCACGCCGACAGTCAGGTCAACACGTTGGGCGTCGAGGTGGTCGAGGCCGACCTCAACGTCTACCGCATGGGCGCCGCCCAGGGCGTGAGCGGCAAGAGCCTGCTCGCCTGGGTCATCGAGGTGTCCAACAAGTCCACCGTGCGCGAGACCGTCGTGCTCGACGCAGCAAACGGCAAGCCGGTCAACCGCTACTCGATGATCCACTCGGCCAACGAGCGGGAGCTGATCGAGAAGCACAACACCCCCGACACCGCCGACGACGCGACCGTCTGGGTCGAGAACGACGCCTTCCCGGGCACGCTCGACCAGGACCAGCAGAACGAGGTCGCCACCACCGGCGAGTCCTACTGGCTCTTCCAGAACACGTTCGGCCGCGACTCCTACGACGGCTCCGGCGCGAAGATGGTCACGGTCAACAACGACCCGGGGATCTCGTGCCCGAACGCCAACTGGAACGGCGCGACCACCAACTACTGCTCCGGGGTCACCTCCGACGACGTGGTGGCGCACGAGTGGGGCCACGCCTACACCGAGCACACCTCCGGCCTGATCTACCAGTGGCAGTCGGGCGCGCTCAACGAGGCGTACTCCGACATGTGGGGCAACGCCGTCGACTTCCTCAACACCCGTGAGAACACGACGGACGACGTGATCCGCTCCGACGACGCGTGCTCGACCTCCTCGCCCGCGCGAGTGAAGTTCGAGATCACCGCGCCGGAGGACATCGCGGGGCTCTGCCAGGTCGCGTCGGCTTCCTGGACCGCCCCCGACGCGTTCGCCACGCCGGTGAACGCGAGCATCGTGGTCGCCCGTGACGCCGCCAACACGGAGGGCCCGTCCGAGACCGACGGCTGCACGGCCTACTCCAACGCCGCAGACGTGGCCGGCAAGTGGGCCTACGTCGACCGGGGCACCTGCCCATTCCAGATCAAGGCGGACAACGCGGTCGCGGCTGGTGCCGCCGGCCTCGTGGTCGGCAACAACACGGCTGCCGCCCCCAACCCGATGAGCGGCACCTCGACGATCCCCGGCGTCATGATCGACATGGCACACGGTGAGAAGCTGCGCACGGCCGGTTCGGCGACTGCGACGATCTCGCAGACCGCCAACACCGCCGAGTCCGAGCGCTGGCTGGTGGGTGAGGACTCCACCGCCTTCGGCGGCGCGATCCGCGACATGTGGAACCCGACCTGCTACGGCGACCCGGGCAAGGTCTCCGACGAGGAGTACCACTGCGACACCAGCGATGCCGGTGGCGTTCACTCGAACTCCGGCGTCATCAACCACCACTTCGCCCTGCTCGTGGACGGCGGCGCCTACAACGACGTCACGGTGCCGAGCATCGGCCTCGACAAGGCGGCCAACCTGATCTGGCACACCCAGACCAACTACCTGACGCCGACCTCGGGCTTCCCCGAGTACGCCCAGGCGATGGTCACCTCGTGCGCCGACCTGGCCGGGGCCACCAACCTCAAGAAGCTCACCCTTGGCACCTCGACGCCGCAGTCCGGCGGCGGCGTGACTCCGGGTGGCGCGGCCGAGGCTCCGGCACTCGAGCCGATCACGGCTGCTGATTGTGCTGCCGTCGCCGCGGCCAACACGGCCACCGAGCTCGCCGACGAGCCCGTCCAGTGCAACTTCGGTCCGCTGCTCGACCAGGACACCCCCGCCATCTGCGGCGAGGGCACCAACGAGGTTTCCACCTACACCGAGACCTTCGAGGACGGCCTCACCGGCTGGTCCCAGGACGCCGAGGCGTGGAACGGCGGCAACGGCTTCCCGTGGGAGGCCCGCTCCGACATCGAGGGCAACGAGACCGGAGTCGCCTGGGGCCCTGACCCCGCGGACCTCGGTTCCTGCGGTGGTCGGAACGACCCCGACGACCTGACCTCTCGCAACGGCCTGATCTCCCCGGAGATCACCGTGCCCGCAGGCCAGACGCCGCGCCTCACGTTCGACCACTCGGTACGCACCGAGGCCGGCTGGGACGGCGGCAACGTCAAGGTGTCGGTCAACGGTGGCGACTTCGCGCTCGTCGACCAGGCCGCGTACCTCTTCAACGCCCCCGCCGGCGCGCTCGGCGATGGCAGCGGGTTCTTGGAGGGCCAGCCGGTCTGGACCGGCACCGACGGTGGCGAGTTCACCGGCGAGTGGGGCACCACCATCGTCGACCTGGACGCGGTCGCCGACGCCGGTGACACCGTGAAGTTCCGCTTCGACATGGGTCGCGACGGCTGCAACGGTGTCGAGGGCTGGGCCATCGACAACGTCTCGGTGAGCTACTGCACCGAGAAGGCCGTCCCGGAGATCACCGCCGAGTCGCCGAAGAAGGGCAAGGTCGAGATCACCGTCGACGGCGAGCGCGCCTCCGGCGAGATCGTCGTCACCGAGAACGGCAAGCGCATCGGCCGGTTCGGTCTCAAGAAGGACGAGACGGCGACATTCCGGGCGAGCCGAGGCGAGCACACCTATCAGGTGGCCTACTCGGGTGACCGGAAGAACGAGGCGATCACCGAGACGGTGACCGTCAGGGTCAAGTAGACCGACACATCAACCAGAGAGCCCCGCCGGACAATCCAGTTCGGCGGGGCTCTCTGTGTCCCTACACTCACCCCATGCGCGGAACGATCATGACCCTGGGCGGTGGCGGCTTCTCGATGCCCGAGGTGCACGGGCGGGACTTCTCGCCCCTCGACGCGGAACTGACCCGGCTGAGTGGGAAGGCGAAGCCCAAGGTCTGCTTCATCGCGACCGCGAGCGGGGACGCGGACAGTTATCACGACAAGTTCCTCGCTGCGTACGCCGAGCGTGCCGAGGCGAAAGTGCTGTCGCTGTTCAACAAGGCTCCCGAAGGGCACGAGCTCCCGATCGACGAGCTCGAGCAGCTGCTCGACCAGGACATCGTCTACGTCGGCGGCGGGTCCACCGCCAACCTGCTGGCGGTCTGGCGACTGCACGGGCTGCCCGCCCTGCTGGAGAAGGCCGCCGGCGGCGGCACGATCCTGGCGGGGATCTCGGCCGGGGCCAACTGCTGGTACGAGGCCTCCTCGACCGACTCCTTCGGCCCCACCGCGCCGCTCCCCGACGGCCTGGGCTTCCTCCCCGGCTCGTTCTGCCCGCACTACCTCGGCGAGGCGGACCGACGCGAGACGTACGTCCGGTTCGTCGGCTCCGGGGCACTCCCGGCCGGCTACGCCGCCGACGACGGCGTCGCCCTGCTGTGGCGCGACGGCGAGCTGGTCGAGGCGATCAGCGAACGGCCCGACGGAGTCGCATACGCCGTCGGGCCGGACGGGGAGACGGCACTGGAGGTTCGTACGCTCCCGTGATGTGTTGGTTTCGACACGCCTCCGCCTAGCGGCTCCGGCGGCTCAACCAGCGTTACGGCACGTAGAGCAGGGCGTACGTCGCGACGTGGCAGAACGCGAAGAGCGCGGGCGCCCACACCTCGATGTTGCTCATCGGCAGGTAGCGCGAGCTGTCGCGCCCCAGACCGACCGCCGACCACTCGGCCACACCCGGCGCCGCGGGAAGCTGCTTCTCGAGGTGGGAGATGACGGAGTACTTCCCGCTCGCCATCTGCCGGTAGGAGCGGATGATCCAGAACCAGCCTAGGCAGGTGCCGAGGGCGGCGATCAGGGCGACAGTGAAGAGCCAGGGCTGCTCCGGCGAGCTGGCCACGAGGGCGGTGCCGGCGACCAGGAGCCCGATGTTGAGGACGAGGAGGAAGGCGCTGGTGAGCGTACGCCGCACACTGAGCCGCTCCGCCTCGGCGGCGTAGAGCTTGTACTGGTCGAAGAGCACCGCGCGGTCGCCGCTGGAGAGCACGTCGGGAGGCAGCACCCACAGACCGTCGGCGAGCGCCGAGGAGTTCGGCTGGTTGGCGGTCACATAGCTGCGCACCGCGGTCTGTGACCCGGTGCCGGGAATCAACTCGTTCTCCATAGTGGCTAGTTGTCTACCGCTCCCGGCGGACGATGTCCATACGAGGTTCGTCACCGTGTGGACACACGACCGCCGGGAAGGCAGGAAGCGTCAGACAGCCTTGCCGACCGAGGCGGCACCGGCAGCCTCGAACTCCTTCAGGATGCGTCGGCGGGTGCGGGTGTCGCCGCGGACGGCCTTGACCAGCTTGCCGAACTGCGAGGGGGCGTTGCGCACGTTGGTGGACTCGAAGAAGCCGTTGGGCATCGAGAGGCGCAGCACCTTGTGCCAGGCCGAAGCGACCTGCTGCGGCATCGGCGCGGTGTGGTAGTTCAGGCCGTACTTGTCGAACAGCGCGCGGACCTTGGGAGCGATCTCGGCGTAGCGGTTCGAGGGCAGGTCCGGGAAGATGTGGTGCTCGATCTGGTGGGACAGGTTGCCCGACATGAGGTGCAGGAACTTCGAGCCGGAGATGTTGGCCGAGCCGAGCATCTGGCGGACGTACCACTCGCCGCGGGTCTCGTTCTCGGGGATGTCCTTGAGCTCGAACGTCTCCACGCCCTCGGGGAAGTGACCGCACATGATCACCGAGTGGGTCCAGACGTTGCGCACGAAGTTGGCGGTCACGTTGGCCAGCAGCGTGGTCGGGCCGGAGAGCGTCACCATCGACGCCAGCGGGTGCGCGACGTAGTCCTTGAACGCCTGGCGGCGGATCTTCTTCACCGTGTTGCGCGCCATCTCGTGCCAGCCCTCGGGCATGTCACGGCCGCTCTTCTTGAGGCGGCGCATCTTGCCGAGCTCGAGATCATAGGCCGCGATCCCGTACTCGAAGATGCACATGTTGATGAAGTTCATCAGCGGCTGACTGAGCGTCGCCGGCGTCCAGCGCTGCTCCTCGTCGACGCGCATGATGCCCCAACCGAGGTCATTGTCCTTGCCGACGATGTTGGTGTAGGTGTGGTGCAGCTCGTTGTGGGAGTGCTTCCAACCCTCGCTGGTGGAGGCGTTGTCCCATTCCCACACGGAGGAGTGGATCTTCGGGTCACGCATCCAGTCCCACTGGCCGTGCATGATGTTGTGGCCGATCTCCATGTTGTCGAGGATCTTGGCGATCGAGAGACCGACGGTGCCGACGACGAACGCCGGCGGGAAGATGCTGGCCAGAAGGACCGCGCGGGAGCCGAGCTCCAAGGAGCGCTGGACCTTGATGACCTTGTGGATGTAGGCGGCGTCGCGCTCACCACGGGTGTCGAGGACGTCCTGGCGGATGGCGTCGAGCTCGCGGCCGAGCTGCTCGACGTCCTCGCGGCTGAGGTGGGCGATGGGGCCGGTGTAGGCCGGGGCTTCGGGTGCGATGGTCATTTCTGTCTCGCTCTCTCGTGGTCGGTCAGTGGTCGATGACGCACTCGCCGGCGGCGGCGGAGATGCAGGTCTGGATGGGAATGCCCTCGGGCCCGGTCTCGCCGGGTCGGGCAACGGTGAGCTCACCGTTGCGGAGGTCGCGGACGGCGCCCTCCTTCATCGGGAGCACACAGCCGAAGCAGATGCCCATACGGCAACCGCTCGGCATGAGAACGCCGGCCTCTTCGGCGGCGTCGAGGATCGGCTTGTCGCCGGCGGCCTCGACGGTCTTGTCCTTGAAGGAGACGGTGCCGCCCTCGCTGGTGACGACGGTGGCCAGACGGAACTGCTCGGTCTGGAGCGGCAGGCCCTCGGCGTCGTACCAGGACTGCAGGGTGTCGAGGAGACCGGCGGGGCCACAGGCGTACGCCCTGCGCTCCTGCAGGTCGGGGACGAGCTCGACGAGGGCGTCGAGGTCGAGGCGACCCTCGGAGCCGGTGTAGCGGGTGACGAGGCGGATCGCGCCCGCCTCGGCGAGGGACTCGAGGTTGCGGATGAAGATCGAGTCGGGGCGGCTCGGAGCGACGTGCACGACGGTCACGTCGAGACGCTGGTGCTCGACGACGCCCTCGTCGGTGACCGGGAAGAGGTTGCGTAGCATCCCGATGACCGGCGTCACGCCGGAGCCGGCGGTGACCATCAGGAACTTGTGGCCGCGCAGGTCGCTGGGGAGGACGAAGTCGCCGGCCGCCTGCTCGAGGTGGACGATCCTGCCCGGGCGCAGACGGCGCACCAGGTGGCTGGAGACCTTGCCGTCGGGGACAGCCTTGACGGTGATCGAGATGAGGCCGTCCTTGCGGGGGCCGTGGGTCAGCGAGTAGGCCCGCCAGTGGCGTACGCCGTCGACCTCGACGCCCACGCGGACGTACTGGCCGGGCGTGTGGCCCTCCCAGTCGGCGCCGGGCTTGATCTCGATGGTGGCCGCATCGGCGGTCTCCGGGGTGACCTTGACGATGCGTCCGCGCAGGTCAGCACCGGGCCGGAGCGGGTTGAAGAGGTCGAGGTAGTCGGCTGGGGCCAATGGAGTTGCGATCGTCTCAGCGAGCTCCCACGCCTTGCGCGAGAGCCGCTCCCGCAGCGCGGGACGCCTGGCCTTGCTCGGGGAGAGCAAGGCGGTGGATGTGGAGATCTCAGCCATGTCTCCATAGTGCTACTTAAACGAGGTAAACTCCTGTGTTAGCGACGTGAATCTGATAGGCGGATTTATACGTGACGAACAAAAGTTCCCCAAAGATCCCTGAACTCTCCTCTTATGACGTTCAGCTGACTCCCGAGGTCATCGCCTCGATCCGAGAGGTGCTCCCCCAAGTCGGCGAAGACGTGGTCGACGCTGTCATCGCCGAGGTGCCGCCCTATCAGGACGCCCTCTCCGGGCACATGGGCGAGACCATCCGGACCGCTGTCGGGGTGGCCCTGGGTGGCTTCCTGTCGCTCGCCTCCGGCGCCGGCCTCGCTGCCGACGTGTCGGCCGCGACCCCACCGGCCCTCCAGGGAGCGTACGACCTCGGGCGCGGTGAGGCCAGGAGCGGACGCACGATGGAGGCCCTGCTCGCCGCCTATCGCATCGGCGCCAGGGTCGCCTGGAGACAGCTCGCCAGCAAGGCCGTCGAAGGTGGCATGGAACCGGCGATGCTGGTCGAGTTCTCCGCGCTGGTCTTCGCCTGGATCGACGAGATCTCGGAGGCCTCGGCCGCCGGACATGCCGACGAACGCGCCACCACCGGACGTGTGCAGCGCCAGCTGCGCGAACGGCTGGCCCGGAGGCTGCTGGCGGAGGCGACGACCCCGGAGGAGCTCGATGACGCCGCAGCGCGCGCCGAGTGGACTCCGCCCAGCACGCTGACCGCCGTGCTCGTGCCGAACTCGCAGGTCGGCAGCATCCTCGCCAAGGTCAACCAGTCCACGCTGGAGTTCGACGACCTACGCGATCTGAACGACCACACTCTGATGCTCGTCCCCGACGCCCACGGTCACCGCCGACGGCCCCTGATGAAGGCGCTGGAAGGTCGTCGGGCCGTGGTCGGGCCGGCCAAGCCGTGGCGCGAGGCCCGGGTCTCCTACGAGCGCGCCCGCCGCGTCCACTTCGCGGATCTCGGGTCCGACACCGAGCAGCACCTGGTCGAGCTGGTGCTGTCTGCCGACTCCGATGCCCGCGAGGACCTCCGCGCCCAGGTGCTCGCCCCGTTGGCCGACCTGCGTCCAGCCACCGCCGAGAAGCTCACCGAGACCCTGCGCTCTTGGCTCCTCCACCAGGGCCGGCGCGAGGACGTCGCGGCCGATCTGTTCATCCACCCGCAGACAGTCCGCTATCGGATGGGGCAGATACGCGACGTGTACGGCGATCGGCTCGACGACCCCGCGATGCTCCTCGCTCTCACGGTCGCCCTGGGCTGACCACCTCGAAGCCGAGTTTCTCGGCGACCCGAGCCATCTGGTCGTCATACGTGACAACCTGCTCGACTGCCTCGTCTCCCTCCGCCTCGTCCTGGAGGATCAGAGCGGTGCCTAGGTGGATCGAGTCGAGCGCCTTCAGGTGAAACTCGATGTCTTTGGCAGCCTCAAGCACCTCCGGGAAGATGCCCACCAAGCCGACGTCGGCCAGCACGGCTTCGACGGTCGCGGGGTCCAGGCGCTCGCGTCGGGCAACCCGGGTCAACTCGACGTCGAGCAGGACGGACGAGATGACGGTGTTTCCCCGAGCTATCAGCGCATTCAAGTGCTCATCCAGAGCATCAGACTCAGGCTCATCCGCGAACCGCTTCGCCATGGCCGAGGTGTCGACGTAGACGAGCACTAGATCTTGTCCGCCCGGATCTCCGCGAGGATCTCGTCGGTCGACCTCGACAGTTTCACTCGCTTGACCGGAGTGAGCCGACCGCTGGTGTTCCTCGGCGGCTTGATGTGGCCGAGCATCTCTAGCTGTCTGAACCTGCTCGTCGGCGCCGGCACCAACATCGCCACGGGACGGCCGTGATCGGTCACGACCAGCGACTCACCGGCTTGGACGCGCCTCAGCACCCTGCCCGTCTGCTGGTTCAGCTCACCCACTCGCACTTCGCTCATGCATTCACGATAACGCAGGAAATAGAACTTTTCTACAAAGACTACCGGTTCCGAACGTAAGCCTTCCGATTATCGGAGCCACGTAGCCGTGGTGCGGCATACGAGCTCGGCGAACCGGGTACCACTCCTGCCATGACAAACGCCACTGCCTATCGGTCCATGACCGCAACACCGCTGCAGATCGCGGCGACGGTCGTGGGCGCGACGTTTCTGCTCGTCGGAGTCCTCGGGTTCATCCCGGGCGTGACCACCGACTATGACTCGATGACCTTCGCGGGCCACGAGTCCCAAGCCATGCTCCTCGGCATCTTCCAGGTGTCGATCCTGCACAACATCGTGCACCTCCTGTTCGGGATCGCCGGCCTCGTCCTGGCAAGCACCTGGAGCGGAGCCCGTGGCTACCTGATCGGCGGCGGGGCGATCTACCTGGTTCTGTGGATCTACGGCCTGGTCATCGATCACGGCAGCCACGCGAACTTCGTCCCCCTCAACGACGCCGACAACTGGCTTCACCTGATCCTGGGCGCGGGGATGATCGCGCTCGGCCTGGCCCTGGGGCGGCGCCCGCACGCAGGAGATCGACCTGGCGCACTCTGACCGGAGCGAGGGTCGCGACGTCGTCGATCCGGAGAAGGGTTGACCTCAACTCGACATGAGCAACCACGCTGGAGTCATGAAGTTCACCGACACGCAGCTCCGCTACCTCCGCACCCAACCGCTGGGCAGGCTCGCGACCCTCGCACCCGACGGGGGCCTACAGAACAACCCCGTCGGGTTCAACATCGACGACGAGCACCGGA
Coding sequences within:
- a CDS encoding M4 family metallopeptidase, with the translated sequence MKLGMQGISLALVAAGMVVTPIAAVAAQPDSSAIDQLRADADKTVTLKKEGATGQIGFVSTKGDLMPDVAADGKSKAAAKARKYLDKYAPVFGAEADQLDQSKVTTNPSGWTVEFKQEYEGVPVFGGVLKAHVDKAGDLTSVNGFAAPSLDLGTTPKWSKEKASAKALDLVKAKPADAHADSQVNTLGVEVVEADLNVYRMGAAQGVSGKSLLAWVIEVSNKSTVRETVVLDAANGKPVNRYSMIHSANERELIEKHNTPDTADDATVWVENDAFPGTLDQDQQNEVATTGESYWLFQNTFGRDSYDGSGAKMVTVNNDPGISCPNANWNGATTNYCSGVTSDDVVAHEWGHAYTEHTSGLIYQWQSGALNEAYSDMWGNAVDFLNTRENTTDDVIRSDDACSTSSPARVKFEITAPEDIAGLCQVASASWTAPDAFATPVNASIVVARDAANTEGPSETDGCTAYSNAADVAGKWAYVDRGTCPFQIKADNAVAAGAAGLVVGNNTAAAPNPMSGTSTIPGVMIDMAHGEKLRTAGSATATISQTANTAESERWLVGEDSTAFGGAIRDMWNPTCYGDPGKVSDEEYHCDTSDAGGVHSNSGVINHHFALLVDGGAYNDVTVPSIGLDKAANLIWHTQTNYLTPTSGFPEYAQAMVTSCADLAGATNLKKLTLGTSTPQSGGGVTPGGAAEAPALEPITAADCAAVAAANTATELADEPVQCNFGPLLDQDTPAICGEGTNEVSTYTETFEDGLTGWSQDAEAWNGGNGFPWEARSDIEGNETGVAWGPDPADLGSCGGRNDPDDLTSRNGLISPEITVPAGQTPRLTFDHSVRTEAGWDGGNVKVSVNGGDFALVDQAAYLFNAPAGALGDGSGFLEGQPVWTGTDGGEFTGEWGTTIVDLDAVADAGDTVKFRFDMGRDGCNGVEGWAIDNVSVSYCTEKAVPEITAESPKKGKVEITVDGERASGEIVVTENGKRIGRFGLKKDETATFRASRGEHTYQVAYSGDRKNEAITETVTVRVK
- a CDS encoding peptidase E; translated protein: MRGTIMTLGGGGFSMPEVHGRDFSPLDAELTRLSGKAKPKVCFIATASGDADSYHDKFLAAYAERAEAKVLSLFNKAPEGHELPIDELEQLLDQDIVYVGGGSTANLLAVWRLHGLPALLEKAAGGGTILAGISAGANCWYEASSTDSFGPTAPLPDGLGFLPGSFCPHYLGEADRRETYVRFVGSGALPAGYAADDGVALLWRDGELVEAISERPDGVAYAVGPDGETALEVRTLP
- a CDS encoding RipA family octameric membrane protein; translated protein: MENELIPGTGSQTAVRSYVTANQPNSSALADGLWVLPPDVLSSGDRAVLFDQYKLYAAEAERLSVRRTLTSAFLLVLNIGLLVAGTALVASSPEQPWLFTVALIAALGTCLGWFWIIRSYRQMASGKYSVISHLEKQLPAAPGVAEWSAVGLGRDSSRYLPMSNIEVWAPALFAFCHVATYALLYVP
- a CDS encoding fatty acid desaturase family protein — protein: MTIAPEAPAYTGPIAHLSREDVEQLGRELDAIRQDVLDTRGERDAAYIHKVIKVQRSLELGSRAVLLASIFPPAFVVGTVGLSIAKILDNMEIGHNIMHGQWDWMRDPKIHSSVWEWDNASTSEGWKHSHNELHHTYTNIVGKDNDLGWGIMRVDEEQRWTPATLSQPLMNFINMCIFEYGIAAYDLELGKMRRLKKSGRDMPEGWHEMARNTVKKIRRQAFKDYVAHPLASMVTLSGPTTLLANVTANFVRNVWTHSVIMCGHFPEGVETFELKDIPENETRGEWYVRQMLGSANISGSKFLHLMSGNLSHQIEHHIFPDLPSNRYAEIAPKVRALFDKYGLNYHTAPMPQQVASAWHKVLRLSMPNGFFESTNVRNAPSQFGKLVKAVRGDTRTRRRILKEFEAAGAASVGKAV
- a CDS encoding ferredoxin reductase, giving the protein MAEISTSTALLSPSKARRPALRERLSRKAWELAETIATPLAPADYLDLFNPLRPGADLRGRIVKVTPETADAATIEIKPGADWEGHTPGQYVRVGVEVDGVRHWRAYSLTHGPRKDGLISITVKAVPDGKVSSHLVRRLRPGRIVHLEQAAGDFVLPSDLRGHKFLMVTAGSGVTPVIGMLRNLFPVTDEGVVEHQRLDVTVVHVAPSRPDSIFIRNLESLAEAGAIRLVTRYTGSEGRLDLDALVELVPDLQERRAYACGPAGLLDTLQSWYDAEGLPLQTEQFRLATVVTSEGGTVSFKDKTVEAAGDKPILDAAEEAGVLMPSGCRMGICFGCVLPMKEGAVRDLRNGELTVARPGETGPEGIPIQTCISAAAGECVIDH
- a CDS encoding helix-turn-helix domain-containing protein, with the protein product MTNKSSPKIPELSSYDVQLTPEVIASIREVLPQVGEDVVDAVIAEVPPYQDALSGHMGETIRTAVGVALGGFLSLASGAGLAADVSAATPPALQGAYDLGRGEARSGRTMEALLAAYRIGARVAWRQLASKAVEGGMEPAMLVEFSALVFAWIDEISEASAAGHADERATTGRVQRQLRERLARRLLAEATTPEELDDAAARAEWTPPSTLTAVLVPNSQVGSILAKVNQSTLEFDDLRDLNDHTLMLVPDAHGHRRRPLMKALEGRRAVVGPAKPWREARVSYERARRVHFADLGSDTEQHLVELVLSADSDAREDLRAQVLAPLADLRPATAEKLTETLRSWLLHQGRREDVAADLFIHPQTVRYRMGQIRDVYGDRLDDPAMLLALTVALG
- a CDS encoding PIN domain-containing protein, with translation MLVYVDTSAMAKRFADEPESDALDEHLNALIARGNTVISSVLLDVELTRVARRERLDPATVEAVLADVGLVGIFPEVLEAAKDIEFHLKALDSIHLGTALILQDEAEGDEAVEQVVTYDDQMARVAEKLGFEVVSPGRP
- a CDS encoding type II toxin-antitoxin system Phd/YefM family antitoxin, with the translated sequence MSEVRVGELNQQTGRVLRRVQAGESLVVTDHGRPVAMLVPAPTSRFRQLEMLGHIKPPRNTSGRLTPVKRVKLSRSTDEILAEIRADKI
- a CDS encoding DUF4383 domain-containing protein, with amino-acid sequence MTATPLQIAATVVGATFLLVGVLGFIPGVTTDYDSMTFAGHESQAMLLGIFQVSILHNIVHLLFGIAGLVLASTWSGARGYLIGGGAIYLVLWIYGLVIDHGSHANFVPLNDADNWLHLILGAGMIALGLALGRRPHAGDRPGAL